CTCCACCTGCATTGGAGTTGGGTCCGCCGGCTTTTTGGTGACGTGGCGTTCCCAGCAAGAATCTCACTTGCGTTTCTTTTGCTTAGGAGTAGGGTAGTTGGCTATCTGATTAAACTACCCTTTTTCTTAAATCTCATctcaatacatatacatattaaaatatGTTAGTGATATCATTATAgattgtttaaataaaaaatactgcCAAGTGTCAGCAACCCATTTAGCAGAAGGCTCCTTCCTAGTTCCTATATCAAAACCACTCCTTCAactgctttcttttttcttattctatATTCTTCTTGATTGATAATTTTGATGCCAAGCCAGGGAGGGTGTTGACACCGCCATTAACTTCTTCAGCTGCTCATGCAATTGACGCATATTCCGACGCCATTTCCCGCCGGACATGATCAGAATAATCCTCAACAGGAAGCTCAAGCGCCTCTGCTCCAAGCTCCGGTGGCCGCTCCGCCGCCGCTCCAAGCCCAAGGTCGTCATCAAGAAGTTCGGAAAGTCCACCTCCAAAGCAAACCCAGACGCCGTTGCTAATGGCTCGGCGGCGGTTCACCCGAACGGCCGGCCAAACGCTGGGAAACCGGAAAAGGTGGTACGTATGGCCACATTTAATGCTGCCCTGTTCGCCATGGCACCTGCAATTCCAAAGGCTGAGATTTCACCGAGTTTTGACCGCGGAGATGAAGACTGTGCCAAGCCCAAGCAGCCGATTGATTTCAGTTTAAGGACGAAGTCGGCCGGTGACCGGCCGAGGAGCATACTGAAGCAGTCTCCCCTGCATCCCAGCTCCGGGCAGGAGAATATGAATCTTCCCAAGCAGCAGAAATTGGCCAGGTCGAAGATGAGGGTTTCGATCAATTTGCCGGATAATGAGATATCGCTGAAGCGGAGTGGACAATTGGCGTTTGTGGAGGACGAAAGGGAGCTTTCGAGGATTCTGAAAGGGAAGGCTCCATTGAGATCCACGAGCATGCCTCTGGCCCTGAAAACTGGCAATGGAGTCCATAACCAGAGGCATGGTAGTGGGAGATCGGTTCTTGAAGTTCTGAGAGAGCTGGACGCTGACATACTGGCTCTGCAAGATGTAAAGGCCGAGGAAGAGAAATCCATGAAGCCTCTCTCCGATTTGGCCGGAGCTTTGGGGATGAATTACGTTTTTGCCGAGAGTTGGGCTCCGGAATATGGCAACGCCATCTTGTCCAAATGGCCGATCAAGAGATGGAAAGCCGAGAAGATCTTCGACGACACCGATTTCAGGTTCTTCTTCCTCAAAAGTCTCAACTTTTGCTCTCGTACAGCCTGTCTAGTCGATTTCTTTATGCAAGATTTGGCTCGTACAGCCTGTCCAGACGATTTCTTTATGCAAGAGCTCTGAATCGTATTCCCATAACAAACAGATAAGAGTGGCCTGTCTGCTGTGAAGTTGTCAACAACTGGATATTCCACCTAattcaaagtgttattttttcttccatCACTGCATGCTCTGATGTTCCTGTATCTAAGTGTTCTGCTATCTGGATGCAGGAATGTTTTGAAGGCAACAGTAAGTGTTCCCCAGGTAGGAGAGGTGAATTTCCACTGCACCCACCTCGATCACCTAGACGAGAACTGGCGAATGAAACAGATAAACGCGATAATCCAATCCAACGAGGGGCCACATATTTTAGCAGGCGGCCTCAATTCTCTGGACGAGACAGATTACTCACCGGAGAGATGGACAGATATTGTCAAGGTAGATCATGCATCTGTATTACATTGTCAAAATAAGCCACCCGGCTGCAAGCAAAATTGAATGTTATCGAACTGTTACACATTTACTGCAGTATTATGAAGAAATGGGAAAGCCAACACCCAAAGTTGAGGTGATGAGATTCTTAAAGAGTAAACAGTATTCTGATGCTAAGGATTTTGCAGGGGAATGTGAATCGGTTGTCATGATCGCCAAAGGCCAAagtataaaacatttttcttcttcttcttcttccattgttttCTTGAAGAACCCATTAGTAGATTATCTTTCTGTGTCAATTCAGGTGTGCAGGGGACCAGCAAGTATGGAACTCGGGTGGATTACATATTGGCATCCTCGGATTCCCCGTACAAGTTTGTTCCCGGATCATACTCTGTTTTCTCTTCCAAAGGGACTTCTGATCATCATATAGTGAAGGTTGACATTGTAAAACTAGAAACCGACGCTCAATCAGACGTCAGTAGGAAGTGCCGGCAGCCTAAACAGAGAATTGTAAAAATTACAAACTCTTCCTCACCGAAAGGCATATGGCCAACACAGAGATAACAGATAACAGTAGGTCGActcttgtttttctcttttattgttttgattggATGTGGATCTAATTTATGTAGGACAAGGGCATGCTGTTGAGCCTGCTGTTCCTTTACTGTGCTCCTGTACGCATCATCTTGTCTTCTTCCTGATTCTGAAGAGAATAAAGGGGACGGATGAAATTTGATGTGACGAGATTTGTATACTTTTTTAAGTTGTTATTGAAACTCGATTCGCTGGTGTTTCCCTGAATATGACATTAGTTATAATTGAGTCGATTAGTCGTGCAATGTTTTCTAGCAACCATACAGAAGAAAGACCTGGTCTGGGGTATCAAAAATTGACATATTCAATAAGTTTCACAAatcaagaagatgaagaaaagacAAGTCCCATAAACACCGCTTTTCTGGGCAACGAAACCTTGATTATAGTATACTTTTTCCACGTTAAAGAGAGAGAACAACTTGGGATATACATGGGCGTATTACTTTACAAGGGAAGTGGTGATTGATTCCAATCTAAGAACCAAGTAATCATAATCAACGAATGAATGAAGGCAAGTATGACAACTGCTTACTGCAAATGATCATTGTCAGAGTTCATCTGCTGCCTAAACTTTCCCCTTCTTTTGGGCTAGCAGAGTGGCTGTTCTCAAACGTGTATGGCTGGTAGCCGGCAGAAGTAGATAGACTCCCCGAACCACTGCTGCTCACAGATCTCTCAATATCATCCTTATTTGCGATGAGAGGAATAGGGCGGTCAGGGACACAGGGAACAGCTATGTCCATGTCCTCCAATATCGTCACAATCTGATCCATTGTAGGCCGATATTCAATCTGTGGGTGGGAACAAAGAGTTGCAACCACTACATACTTCTCCATGACTTCTGGAGGGCCCAAATCCGGCATATCATCTTCAATCACATGTAAAGCTTGCCTTCCCCTCACCAACGAGGCTGCCCAGTCCGAGATATGATAAGGCTGGCCTTCATTAGTAGCCATAAGGGCCTTCTTCCCACTCAAAAGCTCAAGAAACACCACTCCAAAGCTGTAAACATCGCTTCTCTCAGACAGCTGCCCATAGAGTGCATACTCTGGGGCAACATAACCCATTGTC
The Diospyros lotus cultivar Yz01 chromosome 12, ASM1463336v1, whole genome shotgun sequence DNA segment above includes these coding regions:
- the LOC127786859 gene encoding uncharacterized protein LOC127786859, whose translation is MIRIILNRKLKRLCSKLRWPLRRRSKPKVVIKKFGKSTSKANPDAVANGSAAVHPNGRPNAGKPEKVVRMATFNAALFAMAPAIPKAEISPSFDRGDEDCAKPKQPIDFSLRTKSAGDRPRSILKQSPLHPSSGQENMNLPKQQKLARSKMRVSINLPDNEISLKRSGQLAFVEDERELSRILKGKAPLRSTSMPLALKTGNGVHNQRHGSGRSVLEVLRELDADILALQDVKAEEEKSMKPLSDLAGALGMNYVFAESWAPEYGNAILSKWPIKRWKAEKIFDDTDFRNVLKATVSVPQVGEVNFHCTHLDHLDENWRMKQINAIIQSNEGPHILAGGLNSLDETDYSPERWTDIVKYYEEMGKPTPKVEVMRFLKSKQYSDAKDFAGECESVVMIAKGQSVQGTSKYGTRVDYILASSDSPYKFVPGSYSVFSSKGTSDHHIVKVDIVKLETDAQSDVSRKCRQPKQRIVKITNSSSPKGIWPTQR